The Apium graveolens cultivar Ventura chromosome 3, ASM990537v1, whole genome shotgun sequence sequence CAAGATTCGTCACCCAATAACATTCTTGAGAACTGATTAAAATCATGAGTAGGAGGAGGGTTAATTCTGTCATAATCAATATCATTAATTAAAGAATCCAAACTGCTGAAGGCATCATCCATGTCCCAGAATCCCATGTTGTTTGTTGTGCTACCATCACCATTAAGCCAGTCATACGTTGGCAGAAATTCCAAATCTTCTAATAGACTGTTAATATTTGTATTTGAGgaagtagtagtagtagtagtagtagaaGAAGAACAAGGGGCAGAAGAATTCGGAACTAGAATCTCATGAGGCTCAACTAATGGTACTTCATCAATACAAAAACCATTATTCGTAACTTCCAAAAGCGAAGCTTCACATATGCTTTGCATTTCATAAGACGAGTGCTTCTGATTTTCTTGTTCTTGAGATTTGTCTGTTGGAGGAGGTAGTGGCTTGTGAGTGAGAGGATCGATTCCCATTTTCCTTAATTTTTTCTTAATGTGTGTGTTCCAGTGATTCTTAATCTCATTATCAGTTCTTCCTGGAAGATGAGAAGCAATCTTGGCCCATCTGCAAATACATCATTTTAATTGTACAACCAATAATGAGCTGGCCACTAAAAAGTTGTCCATGCTAAAAAAGTAGGGTTGTTTGCATGCTTGAAAAGATTTTTAAAACAACCAAATCTTTCCTCTTCCTTGCATTTTTCATTTCAAAATGTTGAAATTAAATAATTACGCGTGATGAGCATTAAGAGTTAATCATGGTGATCATCACAATGTGTAAGTAACTGATTACTTAGAATCAAGAGGAGCTAGTAGTAAAATTACCGATTGCCAAGTTGAGAATGGAGGTGAATGACCGTGTTTTCTTCGTACTCTGATAACAATCCTCTTTTCAAATCTGGTCTGAGGTAGTTTGTCCATCTTAATCTGCAGCTCTTACCACATCTTAGGAGCCCTGCAATTTATATATTCCATTTACTTTATAAAACTCAACTAATAGATATTTAACAGAACAATAATTAACATGCATGCATT is a genomic window containing:
- the LOC141712219 gene encoding transcription factor MYB20-like, which produces MGRKPCCEKVGLKKGPWTADEDRKLVNFILTHGQSCWRSLPKLAGLLRCGKSCRLRWTNYLRPDLKRGLLSEYEENTVIHLHSQLGNRWAKIASHLPGRTDNEIKNHWNTHIKKKLRKMGIDPLTHKPLPPPTDKSQEQENQKHSSYEMQSICEASLLEVTNNGFCIDEVPLVEPHEILVPNSSAPCSSSTTTTTTTSSNTNINSLLEDLEFLPTYDWLNGDGSTTNNMGFWDMDDAFSSLDSLINDIDYDRINPPPTHDFNQFSRMLLGDESWKFELLRGD